AGAATATGAAGTTGGTGCACCAGGTAGATGATCTGCATCAAGGTCAAATATTAAGTCTGCTCCCAGCCAGTCCTTTTCTTTCATTGTGGATGCAGCAGGGTATCTGTAATAAGCTACAGAGTAATAGCAATGGGATGGGACCATACCCTCCAGGTACTCATTTACCTCTCCTGCTGAACCAAACGATTTGTGCCTTCGCATCACTATCTGCGGCATTTCATCAAAAAGTATGAATCCCCATTCCCTGGATGGATAATCCACTGGAGGATTCACAGAGTTATTTTTATAATAATTTTGAAACCTTTCCTTAAGGTATTGTTTTGTTATGAGATTCATTCTCATTCATTCCTGAGTGATAAACAAATTGATTCGTTTATGTATCCAGTGATTGTATCTGATTCTATTTTACTATATTCATGGACCCAATTGCAGAGTCTATACGTAACTTGAAGATTCAGATGTCTGTACAATTATGCATATGTGAATCATGGATAAATCTAATATAGTCCACTAAAACATTATACGCAGTATATGAAAGATGAAATGTCAAGTGCTGATGTGTCTGCTCTGGTGTATGAGCTTGTGCATGGCCCCTATAATCTTATCGATGCAAAGATAGGAAAGATATATCAACCTTTTTCTGATGAGATCCGAATTAATCTTTTTATCCATGGAAAGGGACGAGATAATCTGATTCTGGAAGCTGGAAAAAGGGCCCACATAAGCAAAAACCTGCCTCCCAATCCAAAACTACCTCCCTCGTTTCCAATGCTTCTAAGGAAACATCTCTCAGGGGGCAGGATTCTGGATATCAGCCAGTATGATTTTGACCGGATTATTGAGATCAGGATTGTGCGAGGTGGTGTTGAAACCGTGCTTGTAGCTGAATTATTTGCACGGGGAAATATTGTTCTTCTGGATAGCGAAAGAAAAATAATTCTCCCAATGAAGCCTGTAACATTCCGGGGACGAAAAATCCGTAGTGGTGAAACATATGAATATCCGGAATCCAAGGTAAATCCTCTGGAAATAACAGAAGAGAAAATGAAGGACCTACTTTATACTTCAACCAGTGATCTTGTACGCACAATTGCAACAAAAATGAATCTTGGTGGAAATCTCTCAGAAGAGATATGTTTGGTTTCGGGAATTGATAAGAACAGGTCTGCAAAAGAGATTGATGATCAGGAAATATCAATTCTCTGTGAATCTGTAAACGATGTATTGTCACCTCTTGTATCTGGTGATCTGAAGCCAAATATAGTGAAGAAGAAAAATGATGATCTTGAACCTATAAATGTAAATCCTTTTGACCTGAAGATATTTGAAAAATATGAAAAGGAATATTATGAATCCTTCAATGAAGCTCTGGATGAATATTTCGGAAAGGCTTCCCTTGAAAAGGTGGATGAAAAGGTAGAAACTGTAAAAAAAGATAAAGCAGGTGTATTTGAAAGACGTCTACAGCAGCAGAAGACCGCAATCAGCAAATTTGAAAAGCAGGCTGAAAAATATGTCCAGGCTGCAGAAAAGATATACTCCTATTATCAGGATATTGAACATATAACAGACGCTCTCAATAATGCAAGGAGCAAAGGTTATTCCTGGAGTGAAATAAAATCTATCATAAAAAGCTCAAAAGACAGTACACAAGCCGCAAAATCAATTATTAATATTGATCCTGGAAAAGGAATTATTGTGCTTGATCTTGATGGAACAAATGTTGAAATCAACATCAATAAATCAATTCCGCAGAATGCTGAAATGTATTATGAAAAGGCAAAAAAAGTTACACGAAAAAGAGATGGTGCTCTGAAAGCTCTTGAAGAAACAAAAGCTTCCATGCAGAAAAAGGAAAAGAAAGAACCCAGTAAAAGAAAGATCATAAGAAAACCTTCATGGTATGAAAGGTTCAGATGGTTTATCTCCTCAGATGGTTTTCTTGTAGTAGGTGGAAGAGACGCTGATACCAATGAAGAAATTGTGAAGAAATATATGGAAAAAAGAGATCTGTTTTTCCACACCCAGGCACCGGGTGCACCAGTAACAATTATAAAAACTGAAGGAAAAGAAGTACCCTCCACCACAATTGAAGAGGCATCCCGGTTTGTAGTTTCCTATTCCAGTCTCTGGAAGCTGGGTCATTTTGCAGGAGATTGCTATATGGTAAAACCGGAACAGGTTTCAAAGACACCCGAATCCGGTGAATACCTGAAAAAAGGGTCCTTTGTAATACGCGGAGAACGGAATTACTTCAAAAATGTGCCTATGAGAGTTGCAGTTGGGATTGAAAAAGATACTCCAAGAGTAATAGGTGGTCCGGTATCAGCCATTACGAAATGGGGCGAGCATATTATTGAGCTGATTCCAGGTAAGTTCAACCAGAACGATATTGCAAAGAAGATATATCGTATATTAGTGGATAGTGTAGAAGATGTATCTCTTGTAAGGCAGATCGCTTCTCCGGACAAGATTGCCCGGATGCTTCCACCCGGTGGCTCTGATATTGTATGATCGGAGGTAGCTATTGATGAGGATTGTAAAAAGAAATCTCAAAGGAAACGAAGGTGAAATTTCACTTATAATGGAGTCGCTGGATGATTTATGGCACCTGAAATATATTATAGAGAGAGGCGACCTTATATTTGCTGTAACCAAAAGAAAAGCAGAAAGTGCAACCGACAAGATCAGGCCTGAAAAAACAGAAAAAAAAACGGTTCGTCTTGGCGTTAGAGTAGAGAATATTGAATTTCACAAATTCTCAAATCGGTTAAGGGTCACTGGGGTTATAGAAAGTGGAATGGATTCGGGATCCTACCATACTCTCAATATTGAAGAAGATTCCCATGTGTCTATTGTTAAAAAATGGAAGAATGACCAGCTTGAGAGGATCCAGGAAGCAGAGGCTGCATCCAGGAGACCGAAAGTAATTATAGTCTGCATTGAAGAAGGAGATGCTGATATCGGCCTAGTTCGCCATTATGGTGTTGAAACCTATTCACATATTACACAGTCTTCTGGAAAAGGGGAGGGAACACTAAGAGAACTTTTCTTTGACAATATTCTGGATCAGCTTATGACCGCAGCTTCTGGATCGGAATCAATTGTGATTGCAGGCCCGGGCTTTACTAAAGATGATTTTGTCAAATATGTTAATAATAAAGAACCATCTATTGTAGAAAGGGTTGTCATGGAAGATACATCTTCGATCGGAGTTTCAGGATTTCAGGAAGTCCTTAAAAGAGGTGCTGTTGACCGGATTATGGAAGAATCCAGAATTGCAAGGGAATCCATGTTAATAGATGAACTATTAAAGGAGATCGCAACTGATGGTAAAGCAGAGTATGGTTTTGAACAGGTTACAAATGCTCTCAATTATGGAGCTATTGAAACACTTCTGATAGCAGACGAAATGCTTAGACAGGAGCGTGAAAAGGATAATATTGATTCTTTTTTGCTTTCAGTAGAACAGGCTCAGGGAAGAGTAGTAGTATTCAGTACAGAATTTGAACCGGGTCAGAAATTAATGGCTCTTGGAGGAATTGCTGCACTGCTTAGATTTAAAATATGATCATTCACTCAAACCTCTTCAATATTGAGGGATTTAAGTTCCCGGCTTACCATAGTAAAGGTCAAAGCAAAAGCAAGTAAATCTGATATCGGAAATGCTATCCATACGCCATTGAGTTCAAAAAAGCGGGGCAATATGATAACCAACGGTATCAGAAAGAAGACCTGTCTGCTCATGGAAAGTATAAATGAAGGCCTGGCTTTTCCGATGGATTGATAAAGTGCAGAACCTATAATCTGAAATCCTACAAATGGCAGTGCAAGTACTGATATCCTGATTGCACTAATTCCCTCTTCTATGAGTATCTTATCAGATGTGAAAATGTTCATCAGTTGCTCCGGAAACAGAAACAATAGCAGAAATCCTGCAAAAGATATTCCGGAAGCTACAGATGCTGACAGCTTAACTGATTGTATTACTCTGTCATAGTTCTTTGCACCATAATTGAATCCTATGATTGGCTGCAATCCATGAACGATTCCCAGTACTGGCATTATTGTAAACATCAGTAACCTACTCATAATTCCAAAAACCGCAACTGATACATCGCCGCCATATATGACAAGAACGTTATTTAGAACTATAACAACTATACTGCTGGATCCCTGTCTTACAAATGGAGATATTCCAATTGCAGAGATCTCATTGACTATTCCGAGGTCGGGCTTGAGGTTCTTTAACCTGAACTTGATTATACTCTTTCCGCCAACATAATAGTTTATGAGGTACATTGCACATATTATTTGAGAAATAACAGTTGCATATGCTGCTCCTCTAATACCCATGCCAAATCCGAATATGAACAGAGGATCAAGAAGTATGTTTAATCCTGCAGAAATTATCATTGAGTACATGGCAATATTTGCATTTCCTTCAGCTCTCACAATGCTGTTTACTGCCAGGGCAAATGAAAAGAAGAACGTACCATAGAGGATTATCTGTAGATAGTCGTAGGAATATGGAAGTATTGCATCCGTAGCACCAAAGGCCTGAAGTATTGGGCTAAGATAAATGGTTCCAAAAACAATTATTCCAATTGATGAAATGAATACAAGTAAGATCACATTGCCAAACGTTCTTTCTGCTCTGTCAACATCATTTTTTCCAATTGAACGGGATATTATTGAAGCGCCTCCAATTCCAATTGCAAGAGCTGTTGCCATTATTATCATCTGCACAGGAAATGCAACCGCAAGCCCCCCAATTGCATACACACCATTTTCACCCAGTGCCCTTCCAACAAAAATAGTGTCTGTAATATTATAAGTTGCCTGAATCATCATTCCGATTATTGCAGGTACAGATAATCTTAACAAAAGATTGGATATGTTTTCTTTTTCAAGATTTTTTTTATTATCTGTCAAGCAAAAATCCTCTGATTTTTAATTCTAAGCCCCTGGCTAAAAAATGGAATCCGAATATTAATCCCGGATACTATGCTGAATTGGTGAAAATAATTCACAGGCACTTCATAAATACATTTCGTATATGATGCCCAATCTTATATTCCAGATATATCTAAAAAAAATGAATACTTGTTAAGTATAGTCATGATCAGGACCGGTTTACTTCAATGGCCCTTTCTGATGTCTCAATAGAAAATTTCTTTTTACCATCCATATAAACACGGATCACTCCTCCTGACTCTGAGATAGTAACAGCTATTGCAACAGTGTCTCTTGTAATCGTGGCTGCCGATACGTGTCTTCCACCAAGACCTTTATCGATAGCGATTTCTCTTGCGTCGATGTCAAGATACCTTCCTGCAGAATGTATTATTCCATCTTCTGAGACCACAAAAACACCGTCAAGCTGAGAGAATTCTTTTATTGATTCCCAGTTGTCCCGGTTGAGTATATTTCTTCTGTCTTCTGGGTGTCCATAATATGGATTTATTATTATCTGATGTGATCGCATCATTACTTCTTCCACGTCTCCTATAATAAATGCAGTACCAACTTTTTTTCCTTCTCTTCCAAAAGTAGAAATTTCCAGAGCTATAGAAAGCACGGCCTTCAGGACATCAGTTGAAGCTCTCTCTTCACACTCTCGCATCACTTTGACCATTGGATTCTCTTTAATATTGTGAATAATTATAGATGTGGAATCAAAAGTTTCAATTACTCCAATTACTATACCATCTCTTATCTGATCCATGAAATGTTCGATAGCTGCTACTTTTTCCAGATGTTCGATTTTTCCAGAACATTCCTGTACTAACTGAGAGCTAAGGTCTGTATCCCCTTTTGTTTTTTCCACACTTGATGAGATCAAATACTTGATAAAATCCTTAGGTTTTTTTGAAATCGAGTATATGGGGATGGAGGTCTCGTTTCCTTCAATTGGGATATCTCCAAACACAATTATTGCACAGGCATTCAGTTCTCTGGCTAAGTTTACTGCATTTTTTATAATTATGTTTGTGTTTTTCATCAAATCCCCTTGATATACCATTTTGGTTCTATTTTTCTGTGTAATTAAAGTATGTTAGTTATAGATAAAAAGAGTTAGGTTATTATTCAAAAACAACGTTAATGATTTAAGTGAATATAGCATAGTTTCTATGGGTGGTATGTTTGGTCAGAGTTTTTATTTCAGTGGATATTCCACAGAACATGGCAGATAAAATTTCTCAGGTACAGTCTTATTTCTCTGATTTTAATTTCAAATTTGTGGATCCTTTGCAGGTTCACCTAACTCTTAAATTTCTGGGTGACGTCGATGATAAACTTATACCCGATATTGCAGAGGCTCTTGATAATATCAATTATGAACCCTTTGAAGCCCGAATTACCGGTCTTGGAGTATTTCCAAAACCCTCCTATGCAAAGGTTATCTGGATTGGGGCAGAAGGTGGTTTTGAAGGACTACATCGGGAAGTTGAGTCATGTTTGAAGGATTTAAATTTCAAGAGAGACAAAAAAGAATTTACTGCTCATCTGACTATTGCAAGGGTTAAATTCATGCCAAAATCAAAAAAAGAAAATTTTTTGAAGCTGTTCAATGAACTAAAAGATGTAGATATAGGGACAATGAGTGTTAACAGCGTTTACCTTAAGAAAAGTACATTAACTCCAGATGGACCGGTGTATGAAACACTTCATGAAGTCCATCTGGGAGATATGTAATGTAAAATATCAGGAGGCTTCATAGTTACTAAAGCCACTTGATCGGACTATTTGTTTATCATCTGTAATAATAAGACATTCTGTTTTTTCAAGCTGCTCTATCATTTTCAGGCCATCTTCTTTGCCCATTACAAACACTGCAATGGCAAGTGAATCAGCACTGATTGCATCTTCTGCAATTACAGTTGCACTTATCAGTTCTTCTGATGGATATCCTGTTCTGGGGTCTGCAATATGTGATACTCTTGCATCATCACTGAAGTATCTCTCATAGTTCCCACTGGTTGCAACTGACATGTCATGTATATTGATTATTGTAATGAACTCCTGCTCCCTGTCAGGATTCTGAAGTCCTACTTTCCATGGAGACTGTCTACTGTTTAGGCCAATATATTTCCCGTCTCCACCTGCGTTGACAAATGCATTCTCTATTCCATCATTTTTCAATGATTCAATTGCCATGTCGACTGCATAGCCCTTTGCAATTCCTCCCAGAACAATGCTCATAGCAGGATTTATCTTTATAGAATTACCCTCTATTTCTATACTGGAATAATCAACCAGTTCTAAGGTGTTGTTGATTTCTTCTGGTGTGGGTGGTTCAAATGTACCTCCTGGTTTGAACTTGCTCTCCCACAGATCAAGTACTGGCTTGATAGTTATATCAAATGCGCCATCGCTTAACTCGGAATAGTGTATGGAAGTTTCAATAACATACACTAGCTCAGGGTCTGCGTCATGGATGACACCTTCCTGATTTAACCTGCTCACTTCACTATTATTTTTGAAGTGGCTCATTGTGGTTTCTATATTTTCTATTTTATCGAATGCACGCTCAATAGATTCGTATGCATATGTTTCATCAGTATGGATCACAGTTATTGTAATCGGTGTATTCATCAGGTTTCTAGTTACTTTGAATTCCTGCTCTTCCTGTATATCTTCTGTACCAGAATATACAATAATTGATGCAGCAATTGCTAACAGCATAAAAAAGCCCAATATTATAACTGGTTTATTTTTCATCACCGAGGATAGGAAAACATCTGGTTTAAATTTAATTCGAAACCTATAAGTACCGGCAACATAATTGAATGCGATAATAGCTGAGAACTGGGTATTTATTATGACTGACGAGAAGATTGCAGGCGAAACTCCGAAGAAGGCAGGTAAGGATAAATATCTCATGGTTGCAATCCACCATATCATTGAAGGATATGGCTGGACTGCTGTAGAAAACCATTTTGCTGAGAATTATTTTAATTTTATTTATAGAAAACCTGGTTCATCACTGGAAAAAATTGAGATTAAAGCATATTATGTAGGAAATCATCTGGATATGAGTTTTATTGGATATACCGGCAAAAAAAGTCTGATGTCCAAGATATTTGATTTTAATGTTCTTGAAACAACCAAGAGATTTGATCTTAACAAATATGTATCTGATGACATGAAAGTACTAAATGAAGATCGACTGAGGAATGTTATCAGCGTAGTTATCAAAGAACTTGAAAACGCTTCAAAGAAAGAAGATAATTGAGGATTATTATGAGTAAGCTGGACATTATTTTGGTGGCAGTTACCGTTTGCGTGTTTGCTATTGCAGGTGTAAATGCCTATATGGGCTATGCAGGTTTTGATTCACATTCCCAGCATTATATGACAGATGGTGAATGGTCAGAACGAACATGTGGCGGATGCCATATGAATGTGTATAGTGATGCTCAGCAGTCATATCATGTCCAGACAGATATTGAAAAATGGTCCCCACTTACAAACATCAATATTGAAGCCGATGGAATGAATCGTTGGGCCGAAGAAGTAGGAATATACCACCCTGGAGGCGGTCCTCTTGAAGAATATGGTGTTGATATAGATTGTTTAATCTGCCACGATCAGACCGATAGATATGATTTTGATAAAAGGGTTGAAGCCATGCAGAGAGGAGAATTCCAAAAAGCAAACTTCAGGGCATTTGAGGATGCAAGTCTGGAACTGCAACAGTCACCCTATTATATTGCAAACTATATGCTTGATGTTTTAACTCCTCTTCCTGTTGTAATAGCCATACATGATCCTATATATGGCGGACCATCAAACCAGGCCTGTGCACAATCCTGTCATCTTCAGGAAGTTGAAACAACTGCTGTTACATGGGCTGAAGATATACACTCAGAATATGACGTTCATGCAAATCTAAAATGTATAGATTGTCATGTTACAACGGATCATCAGATTGGAAGCAGCACACTAACCACCACACCACCGGAACATGGGGAACTGACAAATGTAATGCCGTCATGTGAAGCCAGTGGATGTCATGAAGGTATATCTCATGGACCGATTGCTGATGCACATCTTGATTTCATGACCTGTCAGACATGTCATATTCCAAAACTTGCGGGAGCAGATCGGATGGAACGTGCATCTCCCCTTGATAAGTTCAGCTGGAAGGACGGATATCGATCTGATGAAATAAGAAGTGAAGATTTCACTCCACTGATTGGTTGGTACGGTCATTCCA
Above is a genomic segment from Methanosalsum zhilinae DSM 4017 containing:
- the rqcH gene encoding ribosome rescue protein RqcH; protein product: MKDEMSSADVSALVYELVHGPYNLIDAKIGKIYQPFSDEIRINLFIHGKGRDNLILEAGKRAHISKNLPPNPKLPPSFPMLLRKHLSGGRILDISQYDFDRIIEIRIVRGGVETVLVAELFARGNIVLLDSERKIILPMKPVTFRGRKIRSGETYEYPESKVNPLEITEEKMKDLLYTSTSDLVRTIATKMNLGGNLSEEICLVSGIDKNRSAKEIDDQEISILCESVNDVLSPLVSGDLKPNIVKKKNDDLEPINVNPFDLKIFEKYEKEYYESFNEALDEYFGKASLEKVDEKVETVKKDKAGVFERRLQQQKTAISKFEKQAEKYVQAAEKIYSYYQDIEHITDALNNARSKGYSWSEIKSIIKSSKDSTQAAKSIINIDPGKGIIVLDLDGTNVEININKSIPQNAEMYYEKAKKVTRKRDGALKALEETKASMQKKEKKEPSKRKIIRKPSWYERFRWFISSDGFLVVGGRDADTNEEIVKKYMEKRDLFFHTQAPGAPVTIIKTEGKEVPSTTIEEASRFVVSYSSLWKLGHFAGDCYMVKPEQVSKTPESGEYLKKGSFVIRGERNYFKNVPMRVAVGIEKDTPRVIGGPVSAITKWGEHIIELIPGKFNQNDIAKKIYRILVDSVEDVSLVRQIASPDKIARMLPPGGSDIV
- a CDS encoding mRNA surveillance protein pelota, whose amino-acid sequence is MRIVKRNLKGNEGEISLIMESLDDLWHLKYIIERGDLIFAVTKRKAESATDKIRPEKTEKKTVRLGVRVENIEFHKFSNRLRVTGVIESGMDSGSYHTLNIEEDSHVSIVKKWKNDQLERIQEAEAASRRPKVIIVCIEEGDADIGLVRHYGVETYSHITQSSGKGEGTLRELFFDNILDQLMTAASGSESIVIAGPGFTKDDFVKYVNNKEPSIVERVVMEDTSSIGVSGFQEVLKRGAVDRIMEESRIARESMLIDELLKEIATDGKAEYGFEQVTNALNYGAIETLLIADEMLRQEREKDNIDSFLLSVEQAQGRVVVFSTEFEPGQKLMALGGIAALLRFKI
- a CDS encoding MATE family efflux transporter, whose amino-acid sequence is MTDNKKNLEKENISNLLLRLSVPAIIGMMIQATYNITDTIFVGRALGENGVYAIGGLAVAFPVQMIIMATALAIGIGGASIISRSIGKNDVDRAERTFGNVILLVFISSIGIIVFGTIYLSPILQAFGATDAILPYSYDYLQIILYGTFFFSFALAVNSIVRAEGNANIAMYSMIISAGLNILLDPLFIFGFGMGIRGAAYATVISQIICAMYLINYYVGGKSIIKFRLKNLKPDLGIVNEISAIGISPFVRQGSSSIVVIVLNNVLVIYGGDVSVAVFGIMSRLLMFTIMPVLGIVHGLQPIIGFNYGAKNYDRVIQSVKLSASVASGISFAGFLLLFLFPEQLMNIFTSDKILIEEGISAIRISVLALPFVGFQIIGSALYQSIGKARPSFILSMSRQVFFLIPLVIILPRFFELNGVWIAFPISDLLAFALTFTMVSRELKSLNIEEV
- a CDS encoding DNA integrity scanning protein DisA nucleotide-binding domain protein, with amino-acid sequence MKNTNIIIKNAVNLARELNACAIIVFGDIPIEGNETSIPIYSISKKPKDFIKYLISSSVEKTKGDTDLSSQLVQECSGKIEHLEKVAAIEHFMDQIRDGIVIGVIETFDSTSIIIHNIKENPMVKVMRECEERASTDVLKAVLSIALEISTFGREGKKVGTAFIIGDVEEVMMRSHQIIINPYYGHPEDRRNILNRDNWESIKEFSQLDGVFVVSEDGIIHSAGRYLDIDAREIAIDKGLGGRHVSAATITRDTVAIAVTISESGGVIRVYMDGKKKFSIETSERAIEVNRS
- the thpR gene encoding RNA 2',3'-cyclic phosphodiesterase, which produces MVCLVRVFISVDIPQNMADKISQVQSYFSDFNFKFVDPLQVHLTLKFLGDVDDKLIPDIAEALDNINYEPFEARITGLGVFPKPSYAKVIWIGAEGGFEGLHREVESCLKDLNFKRDKKEFTAHLTIARVKFMPKSKKENFLKLFNELKDVDIGTMSVNSVYLKKSTLTPDGPVYETLHEVHLGDM
- a CDS encoding FAD:protein FMN transferase, whose translation is MLLAIAASIIVYSGTEDIQEEQEFKVTRNLMNTPITITVIHTDETYAYESIERAFDKIENIETTMSHFKNNSEVSRLNQEGVIHDADPELVYVIETSIHYSELSDGAFDITIKPVLDLWESKFKPGGTFEPPTPEEINNTLELVDYSSIEIEGNSIKINPAMSIVLGGIAKGYAVDMAIESLKNDGIENAFVNAGGDGKYIGLNSRQSPWKVGLQNPDREQEFITIINIHDMSVATSGNYERYFSDDARVSHIADPRTGYPSEELISATVIAEDAISADSLAIAVFVMGKEDGLKMIEQLEKTECLIITDDKQIVRSSGFSNYEAS
- the mmcA gene encoding methanogenesis multiheme c-type cytochrome codes for the protein MSKLDIILVAVTVCVFAIAGVNAYMGYAGFDSHSQHYMTDGEWSERTCGGCHMNVYSDAQQSYHVQTDIEKWSPLTNINIEADGMNRWAEEVGIYHPGGGPLEEYGVDIDCLICHDQTDRYDFDKRVEAMQRGEFQKANFRAFEDASLELQQSPYYIANYMLDVLTPLPVVIAIHDPIYGGPSNQACAQSCHLQEVETTAVTWAEDIHSEYDVHANLKCIDCHVTTDHQIGSSTLTTTPPEHGELTNVMPSCEASGCHEGISHGPIADAHLDFMTCQTCHIPKLAGADRMERASPLDKFSWKDGYRSDEIRSEDFTPLIGWYGHSSNGLPASADMDDPDVKMTPFNVITGSWWDAGIDEDVVQNPNTSTSIGNPIPVSHVKAADMDGDGVVTLDEIRSVDITGDGEPDYPDAILRTVDLFYPVNHNIAGSMKGLSEPLSCDGCHGVSATDFLQQAHFPGPGEEPADCLQCHEVRPPMDWAFLGYDRDPAETDPPTNWSDMDVTVTYPRQPPGQIEREPAF